The Catharus ustulatus isolate bCatUst1 chromosome 13, bCatUst1.pri.v2, whole genome shotgun sequence genome includes a window with the following:
- the BHLHE40 gene encoding LOW QUALITY PROTEIN: class E basic helix-loop-helix protein 40 (The sequence of the model RefSeq protein was modified relative to this genomic sequence to represent the inferred CDS: inserted 1 base in 1 codon), translated as MERIPSAQPPPGCXGKLPALESGDLPGLDFAHMYQVYKPRRGLKRSEDNKETYKLPHRLIEKKRRDRINECIAQLKDLLPEHLKLTTLGHLEKAVVLELTLKHVKALTNLIEQQQQKILALQSGLQAGDLSSRNLDSSQEMFRSGFQMCAKEMLQYLAKHENGKELKSSQLVSHLHRMASEVLQGGAPRKAGDIPPKMVDLKEKPAALGEGHGKNCVPVIQRTFAHSSGEQSGSDTDTDSGYGGELDKSDSKSEQPYFKKDTDLKYAVQERISSIKQETEDPPAKRSRLESPQDEGPFGTDMMGSPGSFLGPHPHQPPLCLPFYLIPPSATAYLPMLEKCWYPASVPVLYPSLPASAAALTGFMNPDKISPPLLMPQRLPSPVPAHSPIDSSALLQALKQIPPLNLETKD; from the exons aTGGAGCGCATCCCCAGCGCGCAGCCCCCGCCCGGCT CTGGCAAGCTGCCCGCCCTGGAGAGCGGAGACCTGCCGGG GCTGGACTTCGCGCACATGTACCAGGTGTACAAGCCGCGGAGGGGTTTGAAGAGGAGCGAGGATAACAAG GAGACCTACAAGCTGCCGCACCGGCTGATCGAGAAGAAGAGGCGCGACAGGATCAACGAGTGCATCGCGCAGCTCAAGGACCTGCTGCCCGAGCACCTCAAGCTCACG acCCTAGGGCACCTGGAGAAGGCGGTGGTTCTGGAGCTCACCTTGAAGCACGTGAAGGCACTGACCAATCTCAtcgagcagcagcagcagaagatcctggctctgcagagcgGTCTGCAGGCGG GTGACCTGTCATCGAGAAACCTCGATTCCAGCCAGGAAATGTTTCGATCCGGTTTCCAGATGTGTGCCAAGGAAATGCTGCAATACCTGGCGAAGCACGAGAACGGCAAGGAGCTGAAGTCGTCGCAGCTGGTCAGCCACCTGCACCGGATGGCCAGCGAGGTGCTGCAGGGCGGGGCGCCCCGCAAGGCCGGGGACATCCCTCCCAAAATGGTGGACTTGAAGGAGAAGCCGGCGGCCCTGGGTGAGGGCCATGGGAAGAACTGCGTGCCCGTGATCCAGCGGACATTCGCTCACTCCAGCGGGGAGCAGAGCGGCAGCGACACGGACACGGACAGCGGGTACGGGGGAGAGCTGGACAAAAGCGACTCCAAATCGGAACAGCCCTATTTCAAAAAGGATACCGACCTCAAGTACGCTGTCCAGGAGAGAATAAGCTCTATTAAGCAAGAGACTGAGGATCCCCCGGCCAAAAGGAGCAGGCTGGAGTCGCCACAGGACGAGGGCCCTTTTGGCACTGACATGATGGGCTCCCCCGGCAGCTTCCTGGGCCCCCACCCTCACCAGCCCCCCCTGTGCCTGCCTTTCTACCTGATCCCGCCGTCCGCCACCGCCTACCTGCCCATGCTGGAGAAGTGCTGGTACCCAGCCTCGGTTCCCGTGTTGTACCCCAGCctgccagcctctgctgcagcactcaCGGGCTTCATGAACCCCGACAAAATCTCCCCCCCTCTGCTGATGCCCCAGAGACTCCCTTCTCCTGTACCGGCCCATTCCCCCATCGACTCCTCGGCTCTACTTCAAGCTTTGAAGCAGATTCCTCCTTTGAACTTGGAAACCAAAGACTGA